A single region of the Egicoccus sp. AB-alg6-2 genome encodes:
- a CDS encoding patatin-like phospholipase family protein, whose amino-acid sequence MDLRDDDAAHEPRTPTPEVAFVLGGGGVHGAVQVGMLQALQEHGVRPDLVVGSSVGAMNGAMLAAGPDDAVERLRELWTNLDAYNPFEASLLERASTLTRSRTHLHGNLRLRRLLLAHLPARAFAELTFPFQCVAASIERAAAQWFTDGPLVEALLASTAVPGLLPPVVIGTDHYLDGGLVDSIPVGRALELGARRIYVLQVGRIEQPLTVPSKAWEVGLVAFEIARRHRFVEAMARVPDDVEVHVLPTGITTGMDYNDPAQFRYRDTSKAPERIETAYLASSAYLVEQSRSAAREG is encoded by the coding sequence ATGGATCTCCGAGACGACGACGCGGCCCACGAGCCCCGGACGCCCACCCCCGAGGTGGCGTTCGTGCTCGGCGGCGGCGGCGTCCACGGTGCGGTCCAGGTCGGGATGCTGCAGGCGCTGCAGGAGCACGGCGTCCGACCCGACCTGGTCGTCGGTTCCTCGGTCGGCGCCATGAACGGCGCCATGCTCGCGGCCGGGCCGGACGACGCCGTCGAGCGCCTGCGCGAGCTGTGGACCAACCTCGACGCCTACAACCCGTTCGAGGCGTCGCTGCTCGAGCGCGCCAGCACCCTGACCCGCAGCCGGACCCATCTGCACGGCAACCTTCGGCTGCGCCGGCTGCTGCTCGCCCATCTGCCGGCGCGTGCCTTCGCCGAGCTGACGTTCCCCTTCCAGTGCGTGGCGGCCAGCATCGAACGCGCCGCGGCGCAGTGGTTCACCGACGGACCCCTCGTCGAGGCGCTGCTGGCCTCGACCGCCGTCCCCGGCCTGCTTCCGCCCGTCGTCATCGGCACCGACCACTACCTCGACGGCGGCCTGGTCGACAGCATCCCCGTCGGTCGCGCTCTCGAACTGGGGGCACGCCGCATCTACGTGCTGCAGGTCGGTCGGATCGAGCAACCGTTGACCGTCCCGTCGAAGGCCTGGGAGGTCGGCCTGGTGGCCTTCGAGATCGCCCGGCGGCACCGGTTCGTCGAAGCCATGGCGCGGGTTCCCGACGACGTCGAGGTGCACGTGCTCCCGACGGGGATCACCACCGGGATGGACTACAACGACCCGGCCCAGTTCCGCTACCGGGACACCTCGAAGGCACCCGAACGGATCGAGACCGCCTACCTCGCCTCGTCGGCCTACCTGGTGGAGCAGTCCCGCTCCGCCGCCAGGGAGGGCTGA
- a CDS encoding EAL domain-containing protein produces MRKSEQRASWLAAHAAARILVVDDEPTNRQLLETMLQLAGIAEVITLADSREVVPRCLAEPIDLVLLDLHMPYYSGFEVLSALRARLPTDTFLPVVVLTGDTAGETRSRALEAGASDFLIKPFDMTEVVLRVRNLLDAKHLHTQVRAHSQALEARLEERDRADRERRDRDARIQARIEAALDERCRGTVYQPIADLRSGGIVGFEALTRFAGEPCRPPNEWFDEAASIGRGAGLELAAGRTALAGMEQLAPDAFMSVNFSPSTALERDLFDLLIDLPGERIVLELTEHDRVDDYAPLVEALDELRAHGVRIAVDDAGAGYAGLRHVLRLRPDVLKLDVALTRDIDRDPARRALATAMVAFAYEIDADVIAEGIETAEELRTLRDLGVPLGQGYHLARPDSLPLTATSLAAC; encoded by the coding sequence ATGCGCAAGAGCGAGCAGCGGGCCTCGTGGCTGGCCGCGCATGCCGCCGCGCGGATCCTCGTCGTCGACGACGAGCCGACCAACCGCCAGTTGCTCGAGACGATGCTCCAGCTCGCCGGGATCGCCGAGGTGATCACGCTCGCGGATTCGCGCGAGGTGGTGCCGCGCTGCCTCGCGGAGCCCATCGACCTGGTGCTCCTCGACCTGCACATGCCGTACTACAGCGGCTTCGAGGTGCTGTCGGCGCTGCGTGCGCGCCTCCCAACCGACACGTTCCTGCCGGTCGTGGTACTGACCGGTGACACCGCGGGGGAGACCCGGTCCCGGGCCCTGGAGGCGGGCGCCTCCGACTTCCTGATCAAGCCGTTCGACATGACCGAAGTGGTGTTGCGGGTGCGCAACCTGCTCGACGCCAAGCACCTGCACACCCAGGTCCGCGCGCACAGCCAGGCGCTGGAGGCCCGCCTCGAGGAACGCGACCGCGCCGATCGTGAGCGCCGTGACCGGGATGCCCGCATCCAGGCCCGGATCGAGGCCGCCCTCGACGAACGCTGTCGTGGAACCGTCTACCAGCCGATCGCCGACCTCCGTAGCGGCGGGATCGTCGGGTTCGAGGCGCTGACCCGCTTCGCGGGCGAACCATGCCGCCCGCCCAACGAGTGGTTCGACGAAGCGGCGTCCATCGGCCGCGGAGCGGGACTCGAGCTCGCCGCCGGTCGTACGGCGCTGGCCGGGATGGAGCAGCTCGCCCCCGACGCGTTCATGTCCGTCAACTTCTCGCCGTCGACGGCACTCGAACGTGACCTGTTCGACCTGCTCATCGACCTCCCGGGTGAGCGGATCGTGCTGGAGCTGACCGAACACGACCGGGTCGACGACTACGCGCCCCTCGTGGAGGCGCTGGACGAGCTGCGGGCACACGGCGTCCGGATCGCCGTCGACGACGCGGGTGCGGGGTATGCCGGCCTGCGGCACGTGCTGCGGTTGCGTCCCGACGTGCTCAAGCTCGACGTGGCACTCACCCGGGACATCGATCGCGACCCCGCGCGTCGGGCACTGGCCACCGCCATGGTGGCCTTCGCCTACGAGATCGACGCCGATGTGATCGCCGAGGGCATCGAGACCGCCGAGGAGTTGCGCACCCTCCGTGACCTGGGTGTGCCCCTGGGCCAGGGCTATCACCTGGCCCGGCCCGACAGCCTGCCGCTGACCGCCACCTCCCTGGCCGCCTGCTGA
- a CDS encoding O-acetylhomoserine aminocarboxypropyltransferase/cysteine synthase family protein, which translates to MAHDETLAIHAGYEPDPTTKAVAVPIYQTVAYEFDDAQHGADLFNLAVPGNIYTRIMNPTQDVLEQRLAALEGGIAALATSSGQAAITYAIQTITRAGDNIVTVPLLYGGTYTLFKHMFPAQGVDVRFAEDDSADAIAALIDERTKAVYLESIGNPAGNIPDLEAIAAVAHDAGVPVIVDSTVATPILMKPIQWGADIVVHSLTKYIGGHGNSIGGIIVDSGRFPWSDHADRFPQLNQPEPAYHGVVYTEALGEAAFIGRARTVPLRNTGSAISPFNAWQIIQGLQTLPLRIERHVENAQKVAEHLQAHPGVEYVEYAGLPSSPYHELAKKYTGGRPAALMTFGVTGGYDAAVTFHDALELFTRLVNIGDTKSLVNHPASTTHRQLTEEELATAGVKPDAIRLNIGIEHIDDILADLDQALAAAG; encoded by the coding sequence ATGGCGCACGACGAGACCCTGGCGATCCACGCCGGCTACGAACCCGATCCGACCACCAAGGCCGTCGCCGTCCCCATCTACCAGACGGTCGCCTACGAGTTCGACGACGCCCAGCACGGCGCCGACCTGTTCAACCTCGCCGTTCCGGGCAACATCTACACGCGCATCATGAACCCGACCCAGGACGTGCTCGAGCAGCGGCTGGCCGCGCTCGAGGGCGGCATCGCGGCGCTCGCGACCAGTTCGGGCCAGGCCGCGATCACGTACGCGATCCAGACCATCACCCGCGCCGGCGACAACATCGTCACGGTGCCGTTGCTGTACGGCGGGACCTACACCCTGTTCAAGCACATGTTCCCCGCGCAGGGGGTCGACGTCCGCTTCGCCGAGGACGACTCCGCCGACGCGATCGCCGCTCTGATCGACGAGCGGACCAAGGCGGTCTACCTCGAGTCCATCGGCAACCCCGCAGGCAACATCCCCGACCTCGAGGCCATCGCCGCCGTCGCCCACGATGCGGGCGTGCCGGTGATCGTGGACTCGACCGTCGCGACGCCGATCCTGATGAAGCCGATCCAGTGGGGCGCCGACATCGTCGTCCACTCGTTGACCAAGTACATCGGTGGACACGGCAACTCGATCGGCGGGATCATCGTCGACAGCGGCCGGTTCCCGTGGTCCGACCACGCCGACCGCTTCCCGCAGCTCAACCAGCCGGAACCGGCCTACCACGGCGTGGTGTACACCGAGGCGCTGGGCGAGGCCGCCTTCATCGGGCGGGCCCGTACCGTCCCGCTGCGCAACACCGGGTCGGCGATCAGTCCGTTCAACGCCTGGCAGATCATCCAGGGCCTGCAGACACTGCCGCTGCGCATCGAGCGCCACGTCGAGAACGCGCAGAAGGTCGCCGAGCACCTCCAGGCGCACCCCGGTGTCGAGTACGTCGAGTACGCGGGGCTGCCGAGCTCGCCCTACCACGAGTTGGCGAAGAAGTACACGGGTGGCCGGCCCGCAGCGCTGATGACCTTCGGGGTGACCGGCGGTTACGACGCGGCGGTCACGTTCCACGACGCCCTGGAGCTGTTCACGCGCCTGGTCAACATCGGTGACACCAAGTCGTTGGTGAACCACCCGGCCTCGACGACCCACCGCCAGCTCACCGAGGAGGAGCTCGCGACGGCCGGCGTGAAGCCCGACGCCATCCGGCTCAACATCGGCATCGAGCACATCGACGACATCCTGGCCGACCTCGACCAGGCGCTGGCAGCGGCCGGCTGA
- a CDS encoding LUD domain-containing protein: MRAFEERYEAALADPNVREGLTAFQRGWRTSRDTAIAHLEAQEDRSFDDLRAELAAVKDRVLADWDHLLDQFTRNAEAAGSQVVRVATPGEANERITSILRDAGATVVVKGKSMVSEEIGLNHHLEANGIVPVETDLGEWILQLAGETPSHLVMPAIHKRKEQVAELFERVLGRTFPPDDIERMVAAARTELRQRFLTSGAGLSGTNALIAEGGAMLTVENEGNNRLAVALPAVHLVTAGIEKLVPTYADAMKQVRLLARSATGQPITVYTNFITGPRPGQAQHIVLLDNGRSAMAEDPDVAAALRCIRCGACANVCPPYGVVGGHAFGHVYTGAIGLVNTAFHHGAEAAAGPQSLCVSCGACATVCPVDIPLPVQILEVRAEVTDAVPDAVPAGRVTRLAIAAFEHRWLVDFGLRLTGVLTSPLRRDGVTRLPRALLGNGRLDAWIGWRTPPAVPIRPARDRLVAGGLREPPPLASQPLRGRRVQLFLQCLADRLAPEVPVAAATLLRAAGAQVLVRREQHCCGLPAYDAGEQDVARSMLRQTLDVLEGADDVVTPASSCLAMLCHDAPRLLRDDAGHRQRADQLAGRVHDLVGYLTEGPGRLPAGSLDDGDRTPVTVHRFCQASNTLGREDVVERFLEEVAGVSVVPLPEAGTCCGFGGSTSVRNPRLAAGILDRKLACVDETQAHVLITDNPGCLLHLRGGLDASGRTVRAVHLAEYLAGRLPGAGVDRPPAGATISGHPVP, from the coding sequence GTGAGGGCGTTCGAGGAGCGCTACGAGGCGGCCCTCGCCGACCCGAACGTCCGGGAGGGACTGACCGCGTTCCAGCGTGGCTGGCGCACCAGCCGTGACACGGCCATCGCCCACCTCGAAGCGCAGGAGGACCGCAGCTTCGACGACCTGCGCGCCGAGCTGGCCGCCGTCAAGGACCGCGTACTCGCCGACTGGGACCACCTCCTCGACCAGTTCACCCGCAACGCCGAAGCGGCCGGTTCGCAGGTCGTGCGGGTCGCGACCCCCGGTGAGGCGAACGAGCGGATCACCTCGATCCTCCGGGACGCGGGCGCCACCGTGGTGGTCAAGGGCAAGTCGATGGTGTCCGAGGAGATCGGTCTGAACCACCACCTCGAGGCGAACGGCATCGTGCCGGTCGAGACCGACCTCGGCGAATGGATCCTCCAGCTCGCCGGCGAGACCCCGTCCCACCTGGTGATGCCCGCCATCCACAAGCGCAAGGAGCAGGTCGCCGAGCTGTTCGAGCGCGTCCTCGGCCGCACGTTCCCGCCCGACGACATCGAGCGCATGGTCGCCGCGGCGCGCACGGAGCTCCGCCAGCGGTTCCTGACCAGTGGCGCCGGCCTGTCCGGTACGAACGCGCTGATCGCCGAGGGCGGCGCCATGCTGACGGTCGAGAACGAGGGCAACAACCGGCTCGCGGTCGCCCTGCCGGCCGTGCACCTGGTCACCGCCGGCATCGAGAAGCTGGTCCCGACCTACGCCGACGCCATGAAGCAGGTCCGGTTGCTGGCCCGCTCCGCCACCGGTCAGCCCATCACGGTCTACACCAACTTCATCACCGGTCCGCGCCCGGGGCAGGCGCAGCACATCGTGCTGCTCGACAACGGGCGCAGCGCGATGGCTGAGGACCCCGACGTCGCCGCCGCGCTGCGATGCATCCGCTGCGGCGCCTGCGCCAACGTCTGCCCCCCGTACGGCGTCGTCGGCGGCCACGCCTTCGGTCACGTCTACACCGGCGCCATCGGCCTGGTGAACACGGCCTTCCATCACGGTGCCGAGGCGGCGGCCGGTCCGCAGTCGCTGTGCGTGTCCTGCGGCGCCTGTGCGACGGTGTGTCCGGTCGACATCCCCCTGCCGGTGCAGATCCTCGAGGTCCGCGCGGAGGTGACCGACGCGGTGCCCGATGCCGTGCCGGCCGGCCGCGTCACCCGGCTTGCCATCGCCGCCTTCGAGCACCGCTGGCTGGTGGACTTCGGCCTGCGGCTCACCGGCGTCCTGACGAGCCCGCTGCGGCGGGACGGTGTCACGCGCCTTCCGCGCGCGCTGCTGGGCAACGGCCGGCTCGACGCCTGGATCGGCTGGCGGACGCCGCCGGCCGTACCGATCCGCCCTGCCCGCGACCGGCTCGTCGCCGGCGGCCTCCGCGAGCCACCGCCGCTCGCGTCACAGCCGCTGCGCGGACGACGGGTGCAGCTGTTCCTGCAGTGTCTCGCCGACCGCCTGGCCCCCGAGGTGCCGGTCGCCGCCGCGACCCTGCTGCGGGCCGCCGGAGCCCAGGTGCTGGTCCGCCGCGAACAGCACTGCTGCGGGCTGCCGGCCTACGACGCCGGTGAACAGGACGTCGCCCGTTCGATGCTGCGGCAGACGCTGGACGTGCTCGAGGGTGCCGACGACGTGGTGACGCCGGCATCGAGCTGCCTGGCGATGCTGTGCCACGACGCGCCTCGCCTGCTGCGTGACGACGCCGGTCACCGCCAGCGGGCCGACCAGCTCGCCGGACGGGTCCACGACCTCGTCGGCTACCTGACGGAGGGGCCCGGCCGCCTGCCGGCGGGCAGCCTCGACGACGGCGACCGCACACCGGTCACGGTCCACCGCTTCTGTCAGGCCAGCAACACGCTCGGCCGCGAGGACGTCGTCGAACGCTTCCTCGAGGAGGTCGCCGGTGTATCGGTCGTACCGCTGCCCGAGGCCGGGACCTGCTGCGGTTTCGGCGGCTCGACGTCGGTCAGGAACCCGCGGTTGGCCGCCGGGATCCTCGACCGCAAGCTCGCCTGCGTCGACGAGACGCAGGCGCACGTGCTGATCACCGACAACCCGGGGTGTCTGCTGCACCTGCGTGGCGGGCTCGACGCCTCGGGCCGCACGGTGCGTGCCGTGCACCTGGCCGAGTACCTCGCAGGCCGGCTTCCTGGCGCCGGCGTCGACCGACCGCCGGCCGGCGCGACGATCAGCGGTCACCCAGTCCCGTGA
- a CDS encoding winged helix DNA-binding domain-containing protein, whose translation MDDRAIARWRMHALGLTGQRQSSPAGVVGALLGVQAENHAQASWAVATRTTSPSLADFARQFDVGAFLRTHVLRPTWHYVLPDDIRWLLELTGPRIRRSLAQRQRELGVTDTDLARSRGVIGDALAAGPLPRRDLAARMAGHGLPAAGRELGLLLEDAEVGGLICSGPMSDTAHTIARLDHRAPQARRLDRDEAVAELVRRYFTGHGPATERDLSSWASMTLTDVRAGLAANRGHLDTFTHDARTYWFGQPPPEDHEGSPRAHLLQTLDEYHNGYQDSRHVLDAEGIVPRGRPASVGMVVVDTQVVGGMRRTVAVDRVVFHLRLFRPLRRDERAAVSEAAVRYGRFLDREPLVTGLGDR comes from the coding sequence ATGGACGACCGGGCGATCGCCCGCTGGCGGATGCACGCGCTCGGCCTGACCGGCCAGCGGCAGTCCTCACCCGCCGGGGTGGTCGGCGCCCTGCTCGGGGTCCAGGCCGAGAACCACGCCCAGGCGAGCTGGGCGGTGGCGACCCGGACGACGTCGCCGAGCCTGGCCGACTTCGCGCGGCAGTTCGATGTCGGCGCCTTCCTTCGCACGCACGTGCTGCGCCCGACCTGGCACTACGTCCTGCCAGACGACATCCGCTGGCTGCTGGAGCTGACCGGCCCGCGGATCCGTCGCTCGCTCGCCCAGCGCCAACGCGAGCTCGGCGTCACCGACACGGACCTGGCGCGCTCGCGTGGCGTCATCGGCGATGCCCTCGCCGCCGGACCGCTGCCACGTCGCGACCTCGCCGCCCGGATGGCCGGCCACGGGCTGCCCGCCGCGGGACGAGAACTGGGGCTGCTGCTCGAGGACGCCGAAGTCGGCGGGCTGATCTGCAGCGGCCCCATGTCGGACACCGCGCACACCATCGCGCGGCTGGACCACCGTGCGCCGCAGGCACGCCGCCTGGATCGGGACGAGGCCGTCGCCGAACTCGTGCGCCGCTACTTCACCGGGCACGGCCCGGCCACCGAACGCGACCTGTCCTCCTGGGCCAGCATGACCCTCACCGACGTGCGCGCCGGTCTGGCCGCCAACCGCGGCCACCTCGACACCTTCACCCACGACGCGCGCACGTACTGGTTCGGTCAGCCGCCACCGGAGGACCACGAGGGCTCCCCGCGCGCACACCTGCTGCAGACCCTCGACGAGTACCACAACGGCTATCAGGACTCGCGCCACGTGCTCGATGCCGAGGGCATCGTCCCCCGTGGTCGTCCGGCATCGGTCGGCATGGTCGTGGTCGACACCCAGGTTGTCGGCGGCATGCGCCGGACCGTGGCCGTCGACCGGGTCGTGTTCCACCTGCGGCTGTTCCGCCCGCTCCGTCGAGACGAGCGGGCGGCCGTGTCAGAGGCCGCCGTGCGCTACGGACGCTTCCTCGACCGCGAGCCCCTCGTCACGGGACTGGGTGACCGCTGA
- a CDS encoding serine hydrolase domain-containing protein — MDELEFEIERIAAASDFSGAVRVDRDGRVPLARAFGLAHRALEVPNTVDTRFGIASGLKGFTALVVMSLVEDGSLTLDTPARSLLRDDLPLIADDVTVDHLLAHRSGIGDYFDEHGDLDITDHVLPVPVHELETTEDFVRVLGGHPTVFPAGERFAYCNGGYVALALLAERAAATSFHDLVAQRVCGPAGLTRTDFPRSDELPGDAAVGYLHLHGGRTNVFHLPVRGTGDGGVYSTVADLHAFWQALFAGRLVPIERVEQMIAPRSTVPENDARYGLGFWLHASGPSVALEGYDAGVSFRSVHDPRTGTTHTVIANSSEGAWPLARHLARELTG, encoded by the coding sequence ATGGACGAGCTCGAGTTCGAGATCGAACGGATCGCCGCGGCGTCGGACTTCTCCGGCGCGGTCCGGGTCGACCGCGACGGCCGGGTGCCGCTGGCGCGCGCCTTCGGACTGGCGCACCGGGCGCTCGAGGTGCCGAACACCGTCGACACCCGCTTCGGCATCGCGAGCGGCCTCAAGGGCTTCACCGCCCTGGTCGTGATGAGCCTGGTCGAGGACGGAAGCCTGACGCTGGACACGCCCGCACGGTCGCTCCTGCGCGACGACCTGCCCCTGATCGCCGACGACGTGACCGTCGACCACCTGCTGGCGCACCGCTCCGGCATCGGCGACTACTTCGACGAGCACGGTGACCTCGACATCACCGATCACGTGCTCCCGGTCCCGGTCCACGAACTCGAGACCACCGAAGACTTCGTGCGCGTGCTCGGGGGCCACCCGACCGTCTTCCCCGCCGGTGAACGGTTCGCCTACTGCAACGGTGGGTACGTGGCACTCGCGCTGCTGGCCGAGCGGGCGGCCGCGACCTCGTTCCACGACCTCGTGGCGCAGCGCGTGTGCGGTCCGGCGGGCCTGACCCGCACGGACTTCCCCCGGTCCGACGAACTGCCGGGCGACGCGGCCGTCGGCTACCTCCACCTGCACGGCGGTCGGACCAACGTGTTCCACCTGCCCGTCCGCGGTACCGGCGACGGCGGCGTCTACTCCACCGTCGCCGACCTGCACGCCTTTTGGCAGGCGCTGTTCGCCGGCCGGCTGGTGCCGATCGAACGGGTCGAGCAGATGATCGCGCCCCGCAGCACCGTGCCCGAGAACGACGCCCGCTACGGGCTCGGGTTCTGGCTGCACGCCTCCGGGCCGTCGGTCGCCCTCGAGGGCTACGACGCCGGGGTGTCGTTCCGTTCGGTCCACGACCCGCGGACCGGCACGACCCACACCGTGATCGCGAACTCCTCCGAGGGCGCCTGGCCGCTGGCGCGCCACCTCGCCCGCGAGCTCACGGGCTGA
- a CDS encoding homoserine O-succinyltransferase, giving the protein MPIVAHSSLPTFAELAAAGEDVLDVEAARHADIRELHVGLLNMMPDAALHVTEQQFVRLVGHANRIVQVYVHPFTVPGLVRSDAARAHIERYYTPFEQLREEGLDALIVSGANVSNPRLDEEAFWAPLLEVIDWASDNVTSILCSCLATHALLQYLHGIHRRPLQSKRWGVFPHRNRAPGHPLLHGINTRFDVPHSRWNEVTSAQLEGAGLQVLIESTEGDLHLATSADGIRMVFMQGHPEYDTVSLLKEYKREVGRYADGELDELPPLPQNYLFGAAARGAHRHLEAVAEARHTGRPAPAFPEDELADGLDNTWADTAKAVFANWLGLVYRLTDVERGVAFMPGVDPDDPLGLRVQPPDTQLRTITTDR; this is encoded by the coding sequence GTGCCGATCGTCGCCCACTCGTCGCTGCCGACCTTCGCCGAACTCGCGGCCGCGGGCGAGGACGTGCTGGACGTCGAAGCGGCACGACACGCCGACATCCGCGAGCTCCACGTCGGCCTGCTCAACATGATGCCGGACGCGGCACTGCACGTGACCGAGCAGCAGTTCGTCCGCCTCGTGGGGCACGCCAACCGCATCGTGCAGGTGTACGTGCACCCGTTCACCGTGCCCGGGCTGGTGCGCAGCGACGCCGCCCGTGCCCACATCGAGCGCTACTACACCCCGTTCGAGCAACTGCGCGAGGAGGGGCTCGATGCCCTGATCGTCTCGGGCGCGAACGTCTCCAACCCGCGGCTGGACGAGGAGGCCTTCTGGGCCCCGCTGCTCGAGGTCATCGACTGGGCCAGCGACAACGTGACCTCGATCCTGTGCTCGTGCCTGGCGACCCATGCCCTGCTGCAGTACCTGCACGGCATCCATCGCCGCCCGCTGCAGAGCAAGCGGTGGGGCGTCTTCCCCCACCGCAACCGGGCGCCGGGTCATCCCCTGCTGCACGGGATCAACACCCGCTTCGACGTGCCGCACTCACGCTGGAACGAGGTCACCTCGGCGCAGCTCGAGGGTGCGGGCCTGCAGGTACTCATCGAGAGCACCGAGGGCGACCTGCACCTGGCCACCAGCGCCGACGGGATCCGCATGGTGTTCATGCAGGGCCATCCCGAGTACGACACGGTCAGCCTGCTCAAGGAGTACAAGCGCGAGGTCGGCCGCTACGCGGACGGAGAACTGGACGAACTGCCGCCCCTGCCGCAGAACTACCTCTTCGGCGCTGCAGCGCGCGGCGCGCACCGCCACCTCGAAGCCGTCGCCGAGGCTCGGCACACCGGCCGCCCGGCGCCCGCGTTCCCCGAGGACGAACTGGCCGACGGCCTCGACAACACCTGGGCCGACACCGCCAAGGCGGTCTTCGCCAACTGGCTCGGCCTGGTCTACCGCCTGACCGACGTCGAACGTGGGGTGGCGTTCATGCCCGGCGTCGACCCGGACGACCCGTTGGGCCTGCGTGTCCAACCGCCGGACACGCAGCTCCGGACGATCACCACCGACCGCTGA
- a CDS encoding lactate utilization protein C, with protein sequence METSGTALPSTAERFAAAVTASAAGHLELPDLAAVADHAAAHGRRVAVAPSLDRRQPTLRRALEAHRLEVVVADGDDPAAQVADVEVAIVEGAMGIAETGSVLVSEHPLGDRVTTMLCHRLVLLVERHTIVDRLESAASWLAGRPTGVAAFATLITGPSRTADIERSLTIGVQGPQEVDVVVLP encoded by the coding sequence ATGGAAACCTCCGGGACCGCATTGCCGTCGACCGCCGAGCGGTTCGCCGCGGCCGTCACCGCGTCCGCTGCGGGTCACCTCGAGCTCCCCGACCTGGCCGCCGTCGCCGACCACGCGGCCGCGCACGGGCGTCGTGTCGCCGTCGCCCCGAGCCTCGACCGCCGCCAACCGACGCTGCGGCGGGCACTCGAGGCGCACCGCCTCGAGGTGGTGGTCGCCGACGGCGACGACCCGGCAGCGCAGGTCGCCGACGTCGAGGTGGCGATCGTGGAGGGCGCGATGGGGATCGCCGAGACCGGCAGCGTGCTGGTGTCCGAACATCCGCTCGGAGACCGCGTCACGACCATGCTGTGCCACCGGCTGGTGCTGCTGGTCGAGCGGCACACGATCGTGGACCGGCTCGAGTCGGCGGCGAGCTGGCTCGCCGGCCGCCCCACCGGCGTCGCCGCCTTCGCGACCCTGATCACCGGACCGTCGCGCACCGCCGACATCGAGCGCAGCCTGACGATCGGCGTACAGGGTCCCCAGGAGGTCGACGTGGTGGTGCTGCCGTGA
- a CDS encoding 1-acyl-sn-glycerol-3-phosphate acyltransferase, whose translation MLPPRWVRRLVLAPAVPLLALLLVTTLPLMLMVAAFASPLLPGRLRPLRLLLFVLVFLAAETAAVIALFGLWVASGFGRRLADDRWQAAHYAIMRHYLAALVHTARRTFNLQITLDDDAAGATGAPDDPQAPLVVLSRHAGPGDSFLLVHGLLQRGLRPRIVLRELLQWAPALDIGLNRLPSHFVATAAPRGSGTEAVRRLATDLAPGDALVLFPEGRNFTHARRLHSIARLEELGRHDEAEQAREMRHVLRPRAGGALAALTAAPTADVIFVAHTGLEDLSSVVDLWRGLPMDAAVEIEAWRVPAAEVPTSRDEGAAWLNAWWRRIDAWILARHGPDAIPDAAVIAVVEPDSLPPTE comes from the coding sequence ATGTTGCCGCCACGGTGGGTACGTCGGCTCGTCCTGGCGCCGGCCGTGCCGCTGTTGGCGCTGCTGCTGGTGACGACGTTGCCGCTGATGCTGATGGTCGCCGCCTTCGCCTCGCCGCTGCTGCCCGGCCGGTTGCGACCACTGCGACTACTGCTGTTCGTGCTCGTCTTCCTCGCCGCCGAGACCGCCGCCGTGATCGCCCTGTTCGGGCTCTGGGTCGCCAGCGGTTTCGGGCGACGTCTGGCCGACGACCGTTGGCAGGCGGCCCACTACGCCATCATGCGGCACTACCTCGCCGCCCTCGTGCACACGGCCCGCCGGACGTTCAACCTGCAGATCACCCTCGACGACGACGCGGCCGGGGCCACGGGTGCCCCCGACGACCCGCAGGCGCCGCTGGTGGTGCTGAGCCGACATGCGGGCCCGGGCGACTCGTTCCTGCTCGTGCACGGACTGCTGCAGCGCGGGCTGCGACCGCGGATCGTGCTCCGCGAACTGCTGCAGTGGGCACCGGCGCTCGACATCGGGCTCAACCGCCTGCCGAGCCACTTCGTCGCGACCGCAGCGCCACGGGGCAGCGGCACCGAGGCCGTCCGCAGGCTCGCCACCGACCTGGCACCCGGCGACGCGCTGGTGCTGTTCCCCGAAGGACGCAACTTCACCCACGCCCGTCGGCTGCACTCGATCGCGAGGCTGGAGGAACTCGGCCGGCACGACGAGGCCGAACAGGCGCGCGAGATGCGACACGTCCTGAGGCCGCGCGCCGGTGGCGCGCTGGCGGCGCTGACCGCCGCCCCGACGGCGGACGTGATCTTCGTCGCGCACACGGGACTCGAGGACCTCTCGAGCGTCGTGGACCTGTGGCGCGGTCTGCCGATGGACGCCGCGGTCGAGATCGAGGCGTGGCGCGTCCCGGCGGCGGAGGTACCCACCAGCCGAGACGAGGGGGCCGCCTGGCTCAACGCGTGGTGGCGCCGTATCGACGCCTGGATCCTCGCCCGTCATGGCCCCGACGCCATCCCCGACGCGGCGGTCATCGCTGTCGTCGAACCCGACTCCCTGCCTCCGACCGAGTGA